The DNA window GAAGAATGTACACATTTAAGGGTTACTTCAAGTATCTTATAGAAGTGTGAAGACAGTATATGTGTTCTCTTGTGGTTGTATGGGTAGGGACATTGGAGGGCCATGGATCTGAAGGAAGATTTAGGGGACCCAACACTTGACAGGGGCCATGGAATACATAATATTATATGTAAAATTGGGTGGGGGGGACCAAGGTGACAGTTTGTCAGAGGGCCCACAATTCCTAGGTACACTCCTGTGTATGGGAGATTAAACAAATTTGCTGATTTGCTCAGAGAAACCTAGTATTGCTAGTTTCCTTGTGTTGGTTTTTCAAGTGACAGAAAAAGTAGCTGAACCAGTTGGGTTGGAAATGAATTTTTCACATACTTCCTGCAGTGTGAAAAGTATTCCTCCCAGCCTTCAGACCTCACTCTGGAACATTCTCCCATGAAGAGGTGGTAGGCATTGCTGTCCCCGCCAGCCAGCACCTAGCCAGAGAGCACAGACATGCAGCCGTCTGTGTACATGGATACCGTGTATGCGGAGAAGCAGAAGCTGGAAAAGGCGGAGAAGAAGGAGGGTATCTGCCTGGAAGTAGTGGCCCTAGTCGTCGGCTTCATCGGCCTGATCGGCGTGTCAGCCGTGACAGGGCTTCCCATGTGGAAGGTGACGGCCTTCATCGGGGAGAACATCATCGTCATGGAGACGCGCTGGGAGGGCCTTTGGATGAACTGCTACCGGCAGGCCAACATCCGGATGCAGTGCAAGGTGTACGACTCACTCCTCTACCTGCCGCCAGACTTGCAGGCGGCTCGCGGACTCATGTGTACTGCAGTGGCTCTTACCTGCTTCGCTATGATAATTTCAGCAGTGGGCATGAAGGGCACCAAACTGGCAGCCCACAGCCCCCGACTTAAGCATCTGATCCTTGTAGTGGGCGGCTGCCTCTTCCTGGCCGCCTGCATCGCCACCCTCATCCCCGTCTCTTGGACTGGTCATGTCATCATCCAGGACTTCTACAACCCGCTGCTGATCAACGCTCAGCGCCGTGAGCTCGGGGAGGCGCTCTACATCGGCTGGGTGACCTCCGGCATACTCTTCGCCGCCGGCATGATCCTCGTGTGTCGTCATGCGCCTCGCACTCAGGACGAATACCTGCAGAAAATGTACAAGGCTGGCTCGGTACCTTACTCCTACACCTACAGACCGGACTACACCTACCAGCCTGCGTACACCTACAAACCCGCGTACAACTACCAGCCAGCATATTCCTACCAGGCTGTCCACTCCCCCATACCCCCTCCAGGGTCAGTCATTTACGCCGCTGGTCCTCAGTACATCTGAACCAGGCTGCTCTTGAAAGGGGATCCATGGACCATGTGCAGGAGATACGTGGGTCTGGGAAAGATGGAAAAAAAGAATCTGGAATGCAACGGACCACAAAAAACTGCTTTAAATTTTTGCTTAACTCTTCATTGAGACTCTGTTGGTATTGAGGTCAGAACAATAGCAATACGCACACCTGCGTTACATGGTGACTATTTTGTATATGTTAATTGCTTAATTAATCACAGAAGTTGATTAGATGAGGGGAAGTTGGGCAAATAGCCTGTTTATAAATGACCTCAATGTGATTTCATGTTTATCATAACCATAGACCTGTGGCTTCATTAGAAagaataaatgtaatattaaagCCTTAATTGTTTAGTGACTTAGCAAACACCAAAAGACATCAAATGATACTCCTGGTTTACTTGACTCTTCAGAGTAGAATTTGCATGCTTCCATTGTTTTTACAAGCAGTTTATCAGAGTACAAATGCCAATCTGTATGTGTGAGCATTTTTGCCTCAAAATACAGAGTGAAAGACCGACTTGGTGAGGCGGATGATAAACATATACAGGTTTGTCTGCTTTGTTGTTCAGTCTTTCTTTATGCTGTATGGTTTGTCATAGGTTCACATCAGCTGTGATGGTGTGATAATAAAAGTTTTTGGTATATTTACACATTGCTCTTGTTCATGCTATGTTTCACTCTGACCATTTTAATTCTTCGTTTTTCAGTTTAAGATATAACAATTCCAGCGCTCCATGGGCTTCTTGGTTGTTGTACCGGCTGTATTCTCTCACCACATACCATCACGCAATTTTTTTAGCTAGGAGTTGTGGGACTTTTAGCTATCTTTATCCTGGAGCTGTCAGTGAAAATATGTAAAAGAACCTGAAAAACTGGCCAGACTACAGccacaatgcaaatttcccccagggttaattaattaaaaaaaaacacaggcacACTGCTTTAGGCAACAGAAACCAATAGCATGGTTTCTGTGACAAAGTCTGGTCATCCAATAATATAATTGTATAAACCTACTGAAATTTGACCAAGGGCTACTCTTTATGTTTACCGAACGCTGTCAGAGAAGGCTGTGGTCCAACAGCAGTCACCTGGCAGCATCTTGATTGGCGAAACACTGATCTTATCCAGAGTGTTATGAGAAACATGCTTGCAGTTAAATGTCTAACTAAGAGGTTCAACATCGCTCCAGAGTTGGATCTCTTCTTCCATCTGTATTCCCAccagggatggacataactggtat is part of the Paramormyrops kingsleyae isolate MSU_618 chromosome 17, PKINGS_0.4, whole genome shotgun sequence genome and encodes:
- the LOC111851285 gene encoding claudin-8-like codes for the protein MQPSVYMDTVYAEKQKLEKAEKKEGICLEVVALVVGFIGLIGVSAVTGLPMWKVTAFIGENIIVMETRWEGLWMNCYRQANIRMQCKVYDSLLYLPPDLQAARGLMCTAVALTCFAMIISAVGMKGTKLAAHSPRLKHLILVVGGCLFLAACIATLIPVSWTGHVIIQDFYNPLLINAQRRELGEALYIGWVTSGILFAAGMILVCRHAPRTQDEYLQKMYKAGSVPYSYTYRPDYTYQPAYTYKPAYNYQPAYSYQAVHSPIPPPGSVIYAAGPQYI